The proteins below come from a single Streptomyces sp. B3I8 genomic window:
- a CDS encoding type II toxin-antitoxin system PemK/MazF family toxin, which translates to MDTSWWLALAAVVLLAFVATLVDGWGRRGRRRPPRSARPGSRGAAGERPRPAEIWWADMPYDDGEGDRPCLVLAVRGDRAVVARITSRYREERTGVIPLPPGTVGDPHEPPSFLETDDLRDVPLWDFRRRVGAVGPALWDQVRYLAG; encoded by the coding sequence ATGGACACGTCCTGGTGGCTGGCGCTCGCGGCGGTGGTGCTGCTGGCCTTCGTCGCGACACTGGTGGACGGGTGGGGGCGCCGGGGCCGGCGCCGTCCGCCCCGGAGCGCGCGGCCCGGCAGCCGCGGGGCGGCCGGGGAACGGCCGCGCCCGGCGGAGATCTGGTGGGCCGACATGCCGTACGACGACGGCGAGGGCGACCGGCCCTGCCTGGTGCTGGCGGTACGCGGGGACCGGGCGGTGGTGGCCCGGATCACGAGCCGGTACCGGGAGGAACGGACCGGGGTCATCCCACTGCCGCCGGGAACGGTGGGGGACCCCCACGAACCCCCGAGCTTCCTGGAGACGGACGACCTGCGCGACGTTCCGCTGTGGGACTTCCGACGCCGGGTCGGAGCCGTCGGCCCCGCGCTCTGGGACCAGGTCCGCTACCTGGCGGGCTGA
- a CDS encoding MBL fold metallo-hydrolase — protein MKLTVVGCSGSFPSVDSACSSYLVEADGFRLLLDMGNGALGELQRHCGLYDLDAIFLSHLHADHCIDMCAYFVARYYRHDGGRCAPLPVYGPEGTEQRLTTAYADTPSASSMSEVFDFHTVKPGTFDVGPFTVHTERVRHPVEAYGIRVEHGGHSLTYSGDTGVSEALDELARDTDLFLCEAAFTHGKESIPDLHLNGREAGESAARAGARRLVLTHIPPWTDPQVNLTDAREVFAGPAELAAPGATYEI, from the coding sequence ATGAAGCTCACCGTCGTCGGCTGCTCGGGGTCGTTCCCTTCCGTGGATTCGGCCTGTTCGAGCTACCTCGTAGAGGCCGACGGCTTCCGGCTGCTCCTCGACATGGGCAACGGCGCCCTTGGCGAGTTGCAGCGCCACTGCGGTCTCTACGACCTCGACGCGATCTTCCTCAGTCATCTGCACGCCGACCACTGCATAGACATGTGCGCGTACTTCGTCGCGCGCTACTACCGCCACGACGGCGGCCGCTGCGCCCCGCTGCCGGTCTACGGCCCCGAGGGCACCGAGCAGCGGCTGACCACGGCCTACGCCGACACCCCGTCCGCCTCCTCGATGAGCGAGGTGTTCGACTTCCACACGGTCAAGCCGGGCACGTTCGACGTCGGCCCCTTCACCGTGCACACCGAGCGGGTGCGGCACCCCGTGGAGGCGTACGGCATCCGGGTCGAGCACGGTGGACACTCGCTGACGTACTCCGGGGACACCGGTGTCAGCGAGGCGCTGGACGAACTCGCCCGCGACACGGACCTGTTCCTGTGCGAAGCGGCGTTCACGCACGGCAAGGAGAGCATCCCGGACCTGCACCTCAACGGCCGTGAGGCCGGCGAGAGCGCGGCCCGGGCGGGCGCCCGCAGACTGGTCCTCACCCACATCCCCCCGTGGACCGACCCGCAGGTCAATCTCACCGACGCCCGCGAGGTCTTCGCCGGCCCGGCGGAACTGGCGGCGCCGGGGGCGACGTACGAGATCTGA
- a CDS encoding PTS transporter subunit EIIC, translating into MTTATATAVPAKKRGSGLFQGLQKVGRSLQLPIAVLPAAGILLRLGQPDVHDKLHLPDKVTAVFATAGGALFDNLPMLFCIGVAIGFAKKSDGSTALAALVGFLVYSNVLKAFPVTDAKVTKGADVAATYNNPGVLGGILMGLLAAVLWQRYHRKKLVDWLGFFNGRRLVPIIMAFVGTLMGVFFGLIWKPIGEGISDFGEWITGLGAFGAGLFGLINRALIPVGMHQFVNAVSWFQVGDYKNAAGDVVHGDLTRFFAGDPTAGQFMSGFFPIMMFGLPAAALAMAHTARPERRKAVMGMMVSLALTSFVTGVTEPIEFAFMFIAPVLYVIHAVLTALSMAITWALGVHAGFTFSAGFIDYALNWNLATKPWLIIPIGLVFAVIYYVVFRFAIVKFDLKTPGREPEEEVEDLTKA; encoded by the coding sequence ATGACCACCGCCACCGCGACGGCGGTCCCGGCGAAGAAGCGGGGATCGGGCCTGTTCCAGGGCCTGCAGAAGGTCGGTCGCAGCCTACAGCTTCCGATCGCAGTACTGCCGGCCGCGGGCATCCTGCTGCGTCTGGGTCAACCGGACGTGCACGACAAGTTGCATCTGCCCGACAAGGTGACGGCGGTGTTCGCCACCGCGGGCGGCGCCCTCTTCGACAACCTGCCGATGCTGTTCTGCATCGGCGTCGCGATCGGCTTCGCCAAGAAGTCGGACGGCTCGACCGCGCTCGCCGCCCTCGTCGGCTTCCTGGTCTACAGCAACGTCCTCAAGGCCTTCCCGGTCACCGACGCCAAGGTCACCAAGGGTGCGGACGTCGCGGCGACGTACAACAACCCCGGAGTGCTCGGCGGCATCCTGATGGGTCTGCTGGCCGCCGTGCTGTGGCAGCGCTACCACCGCAAGAAGCTGGTGGACTGGCTCGGCTTCTTCAACGGCCGCCGGCTGGTGCCGATCATCATGGCCTTCGTCGGCACGCTCATGGGCGTCTTCTTCGGCCTGATCTGGAAGCCGATCGGCGAGGGCATCTCCGACTTCGGCGAGTGGATCACCGGCCTCGGCGCCTTCGGCGCGGGCCTGTTCGGTCTGATCAACCGTGCGCTGATCCCGGTGGGCATGCACCAGTTCGTGAACGCCGTCTCCTGGTTCCAGGTCGGCGACTACAAGAACGCGGCCGGCGACGTCGTCCACGGCGACCTCACCCGCTTCTTCGCCGGTGACCCGACCGCCGGGCAGTTCATGTCCGGCTTCTTCCCGATCATGATGTTCGGTCTGCCGGCCGCCGCGCTCGCCATGGCGCACACCGCCCGACCCGAGCGCCGCAAGGCCGTGATGGGCATGATGGTCTCGCTCGCCCTGACCTCGTTCGTGACCGGCGTGACCGAGCCGATCGAGTTCGCGTTCATGTTCATCGCCCCGGTGCTGTACGTGATCCACGCGGTGCTGACCGCCCTGTCGATGGCGATCACCTGGGCGCTGGGGGTCCATGCGGGCTTCACGTTCTCCGCGGGCTTCATCGACTACGCCCTCAACTGGAACCTGGCCACCAAACCATGGCTGATCATCCCGATCGGCCTGGTGTTCGCGGTGATCTACTACGTTGTCTTCCGGTTCGCCATCGTCAAGTTCGACCTCAAGACCCCGGGCCGTGAACCCGAGGAGGAGGTCGAGGATCTCACCAAGGCGTGA
- the rph gene encoding ribonuclease PH, translating into MSRIDGRAPEQLRPVSLERGWSKHAEGSVLVAFGDTRVLCTASFTEGVPRWRKGSGEGWVTAEYSMLPRATNTRGDRESVRGRIGGRTHEISRLIGRSLRAVIDYKALGENTIVLDCDVLQADGGTRTAAITGAYVALADAVAWARGRKLVKAGRQPLTDTVSAVSVGIVGGVPLLDLRYEEDVRADTDMNVVCTGDGRFVEVQGTAEAEPFDRKELNALLDLAVAGCGDLAAAQRAVLEATAD; encoded by the coding sequence ATGTCTCGTATCGACGGCCGTGCGCCCGAACAGCTCCGTCCCGTTTCCCTCGAGCGCGGCTGGAGCAAGCACGCCGAAGGCTCCGTACTCGTCGCCTTCGGCGACACCAGAGTGCTGTGCACCGCCTCCTTCACGGAGGGCGTGCCGCGCTGGCGCAAGGGCAGCGGCGAGGGCTGGGTGACCGCCGAGTACTCGATGCTCCCGCGCGCCACCAACACCCGCGGCGACCGCGAGTCGGTCCGCGGCCGGATCGGCGGCCGTACGCACGAGATCTCCCGGCTCATCGGCCGCTCCCTGCGCGCGGTCATCGACTACAAGGCGCTCGGCGAGAACACCATCGTCCTGGACTGCGACGTCCTCCAGGCCGACGGCGGCACCCGTACCGCCGCGATCACCGGCGCGTACGTGGCGCTGGCCGACGCGGTCGCCTGGGCGCGCGGCCGGAAACTGGTCAAGGCCGGCCGGCAGCCCCTGACCGACACCGTCTCCGCGGTCTCCGTCGGCATCGTCGGCGGCGTCCCGCTCCTCGACCTCCGCTACGAGGAGGACGTCCGCGCCGACACCGACATGAACGTGGTCTGCACCGGTGACGGCCGCTTCGTCGAGGTGCAGGGCACGGCGGAGGCGGAGCCGTTCGACCGCAAGGAGCTGAACGCGCTGCTGGACCTCGCGGTCGCGGGGTGCGGGGACCTGGCCGCGGCCCAGCGCGCGGTCCTGGAGGCAACCGCCGACTGA
- a CDS encoding PLP-dependent cysteine synthase family protein, which produces MRYDSPLAAVGNTPLVRLPRLSPSADVRIWAKLEDRNPTGSVKDRPALHMIEQAEKDGRLTPGCTILEPTSGNTGISLAMAAKLKGYRMVCVMPENTSQERRDLLGMWGAEIISSPAAGGSNTAVRVAKELSAEHPDWVMLYQYGNPDNAGAHYATTGPEILADLPSITHFVAGLGTTGTLMGVGRFLREQKPDVRIVAAEPRYDDLVYGLRNLDEGFVPELYDASVLTTRYSVGSADAVTRTRELLQQEGIFAGVSTGAALHAAIGVGKKAMAAGESADIAFVVADGGWKYLSTGVYTAETTEAAIETLHGQLWA; this is translated from the coding sequence ATGCGCTACGACTCCCCGCTGGCCGCGGTGGGCAACACCCCTCTGGTGCGCCTGCCGCGGCTCTCGCCGTCCGCCGACGTCCGCATCTGGGCCAAGCTCGAGGACCGCAACCCGACGGGTTCGGTCAAGGACCGGCCCGCCCTGCACATGATCGAACAGGCCGAGAAGGACGGCCGGCTCACCCCCGGCTGCACCATCCTCGAGCCGACCTCCGGCAACACCGGCATCTCGCTCGCCATGGCGGCCAAGCTCAAGGGCTACCGCATGGTGTGCGTGATGCCGGAGAACACCTCACAGGAGCGCCGGGACCTGCTCGGCATGTGGGGCGCGGAGATCATCTCCTCCCCGGCGGCCGGCGGCTCCAACACCGCGGTCCGCGTCGCCAAGGAACTCTCCGCCGAGCACCCCGACTGGGTCATGCTCTACCAGTACGGCAACCCCGACAACGCGGGCGCCCACTACGCCACCACCGGCCCCGAGATCCTCGCCGACCTGCCCTCCATCACCCACTTCGTCGCCGGACTCGGCACCACCGGCACGCTGATGGGCGTCGGCCGCTTCCTGCGCGAGCAGAAGCCGGACGTGAGGATCGTCGCCGCCGAACCGCGCTACGACGACCTCGTCTACGGGCTGCGCAACCTCGACGAGGGGTTCGTGCCGGAGCTGTACGACGCGTCGGTGCTCACCACCCGCTACTCGGTCGGCTCCGCCGACGCCGTCACCCGCACCCGCGAGCTGCTCCAGCAGGAGGGCATCTTCGCGGGCGTCTCCACGGGCGCGGCGCTGCACGCGGCGATCGGCGTCGGGAAGAAGGCGATGGCGGCGGGCGAATCCGCCGACATCGCCTTCGTCGTCGCCGACGGCGGCTGGAAGTACCTCTCGACGGGCGTCTACACGGCGGAGACGACCGAGGCGGCGATCGAGACGCTGCACGGCCAGCTCTGGGCGTAA
- a CDS encoding MoaD/ThiS family protein, with amino-acid sequence MAIEVRIPTILRTYTDGQKAVEAAGDTLAALFTDLDARHPGIQARIVDGEQLRRFVNVYLNDEDVRFLDGINTKVTDGDNVTILPAVAGGMR; translated from the coding sequence ATGGCCATCGAGGTCCGCATCCCGACCATCCTCCGCACGTACACCGACGGCCAGAAGGCCGTGGAGGCCGCCGGGGACACCCTCGCCGCACTCTTCACCGACCTCGACGCCCGCCACCCGGGCATCCAGGCCCGCATCGTGGACGGCGAGCAGCTCCGCCGCTTCGTCAACGTCTATCTCAACGACGAGGACGTCCGCTTCCTCGACGGCATCAACACCAAGGTCACCGACGGCGACAACGTGACGATCCTGCCGGCCGTGGCCGGCGGCATGCGCTGA
- a CDS encoding putative leader peptide, whose amino-acid sequence MVLNDVSDKTPSLLLVARLHVDLCRLNSAIC is encoded by the coding sequence ATGGTTCTGAACGACGTGAGCGACAAGACGCCGAGCCTGCTGCTCGTGGCGCGGCTGCACGTCGATCTGTGCAGGCTGAACAGCGCCATCTGTTGA
- a CDS encoding M67 family metallopeptidase has product MLTLTQELHDRIVAHARQDHPDEACGVVAGPAGSGRPERFVPMLNAARSPTFYEFDSGDLLKLYREMDDRDEEPVIVYHSHTATEAYPSRTDISYANEPHAHYVLVSTADTDGAGEFQFRSFRIVEGEVTEEEVEVVAAY; this is encoded by the coding sequence ATGCTGACCCTCACCCAGGAGCTCCACGACCGGATCGTGGCCCACGCCCGCCAGGACCACCCCGACGAGGCATGCGGCGTGGTCGCCGGGCCCGCCGGCTCCGGCCGGCCCGAGCGGTTCGTCCCCATGCTGAACGCCGCCCGCTCGCCCACCTTCTACGAGTTCGACTCCGGCGACCTGCTCAAGCTCTACCGCGAGATGGACGACCGCGACGAGGAACCCGTGATCGTCTACCACTCGCACACCGCCACCGAGGCCTACCCCTCGCGCACCGACATCTCCTACGCCAACGAGCCGCACGCGCACTACGTCCTGGTCTCCACCGCGGACACCGACGGCGCCGGCGAGTTCCAGTTCCGCTCGTTCCGCATCGTGGAGGGCGAGGTCACGGAGGAGGAGGTCGAGGTCGTGGCGGCCTACTGA
- a CDS encoding amino acid permease yields MTSAQVDKSHGEGDRSRDATTAAAAGAAPGGAPEEGYERGLGSRQVQMIAIGGAIGVGLFLKAGANIEKAGPSLILMYALAGAIIFFIMRALGELLLYRPVSGSFADYAREFLGPFFGYFTGWTYWLMWVVTGMAELTAAAIYVNYWWPQIPQWVTALVFLVVLFVANLISVKLFGEIEFWFSMVKVTALIGMIVIGVGVLTFGFSSAGDTAAVSNLWEYDGFFPKGIGSSLMTLQGVMFAYLAVELVGVTAGESENPEKTLPKAINTLPWRIALFYVGALAVILSVVKWTEFGEGVSPFVKAFAVIGIPAGAGIVNFVVLTAALSSCNSGMYSTGRMLRTLADNGEAPRVFQRLSATRTPALGITVSTAFMAIGVVLNYVVPEKAFGYVTSVATAAGIWTWLMILVSHVRYRRAVDAGRLPASSFPAPGGAVFSYVAIAFLLFVTGLIAYDKDSRICLYVMAVWAVALGIGWAVLKARRPEVTARREPALEEIG; encoded by the coding sequence ATGACTTCCGCGCAGGTCGACAAGAGCCACGGCGAAGGTGATCGCAGTCGCGACGCGACGACAGCGGCGGCAGCGGGGGCGGCACCCGGCGGCGCCCCCGAGGAGGGCTACGAGCGCGGACTCGGCAGCCGCCAGGTCCAGATGATCGCCATCGGCGGAGCGATCGGCGTCGGTCTCTTCCTCAAGGCCGGCGCCAACATCGAGAAGGCCGGCCCCAGCCTCATCCTGATGTACGCGCTCGCCGGCGCGATCATCTTCTTCATCATGCGGGCCCTGGGCGAACTCCTCCTCTACCGCCCCGTCTCCGGCTCCTTCGCCGATTACGCCCGCGAATTCCTGGGCCCCTTCTTCGGCTACTTCACCGGCTGGACGTACTGGCTGATGTGGGTGGTCACCGGCATGGCCGAGCTGACCGCCGCCGCCATCTACGTCAACTACTGGTGGCCCCAGATCCCCCAGTGGGTGACGGCCCTGGTCTTCCTCGTCGTCCTGTTCGTGGCCAACCTGATCTCGGTCAAACTGTTCGGCGAGATCGAGTTCTGGTTCTCGATGGTGAAGGTCACCGCGCTCATCGGCATGATCGTGATCGGCGTGGGCGTGCTCACCTTCGGCTTCAGCTCCGCCGGCGACACCGCCGCCGTCTCCAACCTCTGGGAGTACGACGGCTTCTTCCCCAAGGGCATCGGCTCCTCCCTGATGACCCTGCAGGGCGTGATGTTCGCCTACCTCGCCGTCGAGCTGGTCGGCGTCACCGCGGGTGAGTCGGAGAACCCGGAGAAGACGCTCCCCAAGGCGATCAACACCCTGCCCTGGCGCATCGCCCTGTTCTACGTCGGCGCCCTCGCCGTCATCCTCTCCGTGGTGAAGTGGACCGAGTTCGGGGAAGGCGTCAGCCCCTTCGTGAAGGCGTTCGCGGTCATCGGCATCCCGGCCGGCGCCGGCATCGTCAACTTCGTCGTTCTCACCGCCGCGCTGTCCTCCTGCAACTCCGGCATGTATTCCACCGGCCGCATGCTGCGCACCCTCGCCGACAACGGCGAGGCCCCCCGCGTCTTCCAGCGGCTGTCCGCCACCCGCACCCCCGCCCTCGGCATCACCGTCTCGACCGCCTTCATGGCCATCGGCGTGGTCCTCAACTACGTCGTTCCGGAGAAGGCGTTCGGCTACGTCACCTCCGTCGCCACCGCCGCCGGCATCTGGACCTGGCTGATGATCCTCGTCAGCCACGTCCGCTACCGCCGGGCCGTGGACGCCGGCCGGCTGCCCGCCTCCTCCTTCCCGGCGCCGGGCGGCGCGGTGTTCTCCTACGTCGCCATCGCGTTCCTGCTCTTCGTCACCGGCCTGATCGCCTACGACAAGGACTCCAGGATCTGTCTCTACGTGATGGCCGTCTGGGCCGTCGCCCTCGGCATCGGCTGGGCCGTGCTCAAGGCCCGCCGCCCCGAGGTCACCGCCCGCCGCGAACCGGCGCTCGAGGAGATCGGCTGA